The window TGAATCTTATAATAGATCAAATGTTGAGTTAACGAAGGATGAGGAACTCAGAAGAAGTAAAAGGATGAGGatctcaaaatcatttgggcatgatatttttacttatttgTTAGAAAATGAATCTCTAACATTTAAAGAGACCATGTCCTCTCCTGAAGCTCCATATTGGGAAGAGGCTGTGAATACTGAAGTTAAGTCCATTATGCATAACCATATTTGGGAACTAATTGATCTTCCATTAGGAAATAATCCActtggttgtaaatggattttcaaatgaaaaataaagaccAGTAGGTCAATAGATAAATATAAGGCAAGACGTGTCGCCAAAGGTTACAAGCAACAAGAAGAACTTGACTATTTTGATACATACTCACCAATTACTCGAATTACTTCCATTCGCATGCTCATAGCAATATCAGCTTTGCATGGATTTGAGATACatcagatggatgtcaagacgATATTTTTAAACGGTGAGTTAGATGAAGAGATCTACATTCAATCACCTGAagggtttgtttttttcggtcaagaaaagaaagtttgcAAATTAATTAGGTCTCTTTATGGACTAAAACAAGCACCAAAACAATGACATGAAAAATTTGACAGTGTAATGATAGCCAATGGGTTTAAAATCAATGAATGTGACAAATGTGTATATTTCAAAAGCAACGAGAATGACCATGTCATTGTGTGcttatatgttgatgatatgctAATTATATATAGGTAGCAATATCAACATTATtaaggaaaccaaaaaaatgttggctaaaaaatttgagatgaaagacaTGGGTGTTGCGCAGATGTTATTCTAGGTATCAAAATTTCTAGAACCCTACAAGAGTTAGTGCTATCTCAATCacattatattgataaaatagtgaagaaatatacaaaacaTGACATTGTGATTCCAAGGACCCCAATTGATGGTAGTCTCCATTCAAGTAAAAATAATGGAGATAGTATAGCACAATTAGAATACTCTCGCATCATTGGTAGTTTAATGTATATCATGAGTTATTGTACACGTCTTGATATAGCGTATGAGATAAGCAAGTTAAGTTGCTATACAAGTAATCCAGGTCATGATCATTGGAAAGTTATCTTGAGAATTTTGGGATACCTAAAGCATACTAAAAATTATGGATTACACTATACTCAATATCCTGCTGTACTTGAAGGCTATAGTGAAGCCAATTGGATATCGAGCACTAAAGGCTCCAAATCCACCAGTGGTTACATTTTTACCCTTGGAAGCGGTACTGTTTCTTGaaaatctttcaaacaaacaTGTATAGCACGATCCACAATGGAAtctaaatttatagttttagaCAAGGTTGAAGAAGTAGCGTAATGACTTCGAATTTTTTTGGAAGATATTCCCAATTGGTCTAAACCAGTGCTTGCAATATGTATACATAGTGATAGCCAGACAACTATTGGAAAGGCACAAAATATTATGTATAATCGTAAGTCTCGACATATACGACAGAAACATAACACAATCAGACAACTACTCTCTAGTGGAATTATCACAATTAACTTTGTGAGGTCAAAAGATAATATAGCGGATCCACTTACTAAAGGCCTAACTAGGGAGTTGgttgaaaatttatgaaaaagaatggAATTAAAGCCTATAATATGAAGTTATCCAGAGAGGCAACCCAATCTAGTTGACTGGAGATCCCAAGATCTAGGTTCAACGAAAAAACCGATCTTTAAATAACACAACGAGCACAACATTAAAAGATTTTACCCATTCTACGAATGATGAGGTAGTGCCAGTATGGTTGTAGGGTAAGTTTTATGCTTTTAATGATTTATGTTAGtgatatttattaacaaaagaacATACACATAAAATtgcatatttatataaaattattatttgggggaataaatatattatttcatgttGGCAAATTCTTTTACAcattctatatataaaaaaaaaaatctaatttttttcactaACTCTTAACTTCTTAAATTAACTCAACCCGTCAAAGTTCAATCTTAAGATCAGCGCGATTgaagtattaatttttttgaacaaaGTAGCAAAGATTGAGAGATTAGTAGACATATCTAATGAATACCAACTAGGTTAACATATATTCCTTTAACGTCCTTCTTTAACCGTGATTTGAAACTCAttcaagttttaatttaagtaaaatttaaataatttgttgaaTTAGAGACGTGACACACTTGTTATTTGTGTGTAAATATGCAATATCTTGGCATTgtccaaattttaaagtaaatataaCCATTAAATGTACGTAACGACGTGCTTTGTCCAACTTCAAgactttggattttttattttttttttcattttgttggcCAACATAAATAAGTAATGCTGCAAAACAAGATaaatttctaaacaaaaataaaaagatataatgataacaacaaacaacacaaatatatataatatagagtAGATTTAGTAGTCAGTTACATTGGGGTAAAATGTTGATCAACACGATATCTTCTTGctttctattatttactttgattaaaattttgtaactGAAATAAATTAGAATGACTCAAAGTTTGATCTTCTTCCAAATGCATGCCCTGACTAGCTCGTTTAACTTTGATgatttcaaaaattcaaaattaatttttatttggattaAGATAAATCTAAGAATTAAATGAACCATTATAGTTTCACGTGAGAATAACTTATATAtcaaaccctttttttttctatcaggTGAATTTTTCTTACTTAGCATTTTGCTTAGATTGAAATTGATCTACACATGTTTCGgttgaataatttattaatattataacttataaactttttttttactaaaatatattattctctAAACGTAATAGTAATATTAGTAGGTTTAATATAATTCTCTGGACAAAAGCATCTAAACTTCTTATTTGGCCTTcatgaaaaatgtttgaatcaTAAAATCGTTTAAATTGAAAGGGAGGATGtgtaacaaattaaatagacAGATAATTACAATTTTGGACATCAATTAACTGAGATGTACATTTGATGGTACAAGTGTAAACCATTGACTTTGTGGATCTCCTTGGCATTCAGAATCATTAGGACACATGCATTTGTTAGTCAAAATTTGATGGGAATGAGAAGCCCTTTGCAAACACAGGGCTTGTCCTTGTTCATCAACAGTGGCTAGTTGAAGCTTGGCATTTGAAGCATATTTCCATGCACTTTGTTGGCTTGAGCAGTCTTTAGATAGAATTGGAGGGAGTCCATCTCCTACAGCTTGTAAACACAATATAGAACCGGCCAACTTAATTGGAGTGTCATCTTGTTCGTGACTCCAACGATTAGATGTCTTGCAACTACTAACTCCTAATTGATACTTTTTGTTCATTCGCACGCATTCACCACTAAGAGGATGATACATTATGAATGATGTTGTAAGATTTGAGCTTGGATCTGTGTTAAAGAACAATTGTGTGATTCATcagtgagaagaaaaaaaatgaataaatcaaACTAACATTATTCTTAAAACACGAATTCAAATGTATGtatcactttttaaaagttatgtACCTTGAAGTTTGGTTTGCATAAGCTGAAACTTCTGAAGGAATTTTGGGTTTTTGACATTTGTAAACTTAGAATCTAAGACGCCAAAggtttcttcatcatttttcaCACCTTCTCTATAGTAGTAGCTACCTTGCAACGCCCATAGGCCCCAATCAAAATCATTCTTAGTAAGATAGGTAAAAAAGCAACTCAAGAATCGATTTTGTCCCTCATTTACTCCCATTTGGTTGATCCCAAACTCACTCACAAAGAGAGGTATTGGGTTTTGTCCTCTCACAAGAAATCCAGCTCGGTCTTCAAATCCTTGGTTGACATTAGCACAAAACGTGTTCAATGGCTTTGATGTCCAATAATCACCCATGTTGTTTGTAAAGGAGTACAAGTGAGCTTCAAATACAAGCTTGTTGTCCAAATTGAAGCCCATTGACCTATTCTTCAAGAAGCTTAGATCGGTGTCATAACTTAGTCCAGAAACCACTACTAAAGCATTTGGGTTAATTTGGTGAACAAGTTTAGTTCCTTGGCTCATATATTGAAACCACATCTCCACATTTTGATTTGGTCCTCGTGGTTCGTTTCTCAAACTCATTGCCACTACCTTTGAatttacatataaattatcatctaatttgtcaaaatatcatataaaacatttaatgataaattataGGTTGAAATACAAATATTGCCCCTATATTTTAAGAGTTGTGTTATATATGAATTGAAGggattaaattatttattggtataattttctttaataatatagatgtacttaatttattttctaaaatatgttaaattaagggttttttttgtctttttatttatatgcttCACCcgattttatagttttatttagaagtaatttaatgaaaataaagtaaataaataaaccatacCTGAGGTTTGGTTTTTAGGCTTTGCGTTGCCAAACTAAGTCCTTGTAGCCATTCTTGGGAATTGAAATAGCGATCTCCAAAAAAACCATTTCCATCATCATTACTACAACACCATCTTGGTTGGCTTATATGATTATCAGAAACTACCATAACTCCATGTGCACCAAGGGAATCGACTACTGCTTCATAAGCCTCAACGACCTTCATGTTCAATATAGTAGGATTGTTTTGGGCTATACCTACTATGGcttctttcaaatcaaaattttcaaaggaTTGCTTAACAGTCAAATTAGCATAGCGTGTGAACATGTGAATCGAGTAAGTCAAACGCACACAATTAAACCGCAACTTCACCACCATGGCTGCAATGTCATCAAGTGGCTTGAGATGAAGACCCTCTGCCACCATGGCTTGCATATGTCCCGGCCAATTTACACATATCAACTTCACACGTTGGCCAGTCGTTGCCTCAACTATCCATCTTCCATTTGTCGAGAGGGGCAATGAATAGGCCTCAAAAGTTAACAGCACAAAAACACAAGCTAAAGAGACGTTTTTCCACTGTTGTCCTGACATTTTGTCCTTGCtttcaaaatgaatgaatacTCCCAAGTTAGCACAATATGACAAAAGATGCAGttcttcaatatttatatagcAGAAGAAATAATCCCACAGGgtgtattaaaaaatgaaatagcaACCAAGGATAAGAAGTTGTAACAAAAAAGTTGGGGATGAAAtgttataattgaaatttagtttaaagtCTAAATTAAGGATTAtagttcaataaaaaaaaatattagctGACTTTATgtttagattaattaatatttgactTGGTAATGACTAGGTTGCAAAAGTAAGTTATGCTTTTTTTAGTGCTATATCTATGTACGGTTTGATAATTTTAGTtactttcataaattaatgGCTAAAGTATTTCGTGTTGATTGGTGGACTCGAGTACAATGGTTTAACAGATATCACAGGTTAGTCGGTTGGTAGTGGAAACATCAAAGAAACACTTAAGGGGTAAGGGGCAAAATGTTCAATCTATAGTTAACCATATacctaatatattttaatatcttaTACAAGTTTTCTTGACCTTCAAATGTTGCAATGAGATTAGTTTATGCAAGTAGACCGAGATTAGTTTATGCAAGTAGATCGATTCAGACACtcacaaatattaaaacaaaacgtGTGTTTcactaaatatatttttttcacagTTTATTTAATATTGGTTTTAGGGTGTAAGAATATGAGTTGAATCCAACAACCTGGACTACCTAACTCATATTACatgagttgagttgagtttaaaaaattgaattttttcgAGTTGGGCCTCGGGTTGgagagttgaaaattttggttcaaccaaacccaaacaaaatttatatatatatatatatatattatttaataaaataaaacttaaaaaattaggtcttctcttctctttcacGTTCACGCACGACATTCCTATTTCTTATTAATATCATTCTTGTCGCATCCCTTCACTCTCTTCTCACTTCTCAGTGTTCTCTTCTCCGGTAGTCCGACTCACCTTCGTCTCCAGCAGTTCGACAATCATTCGACGTCAGATCTCATCCTCGCGTCGTCCATCTCCGTCGGACCTCATCTTCGCCAATAGTGCGACGACCATTCAATGTCAGATTTCATCCTTGTGTCGTCCATCTCCGTCAGATCTCCTCTCCATCTTCGGTCTTCCACATCTCCTCTCCATCTTCGGTCTTCCACATCTCCTCTCCGTCTCCGATCTCCCACATCCATTTGTCTCCACTCTCCTCCATCACCAATCTTCGaaactagaaagaaaaaaaaataacacaacTGACAAtaacccaacccaaataactcaaaaatatggattgggttgagaatgtccCTCAACCAACCCAACCGGCCAACCCACTTACATCCCTAATTGGTttccataaatattaattagattacGAAAACAATccaaacataaatgaaaactatttacaaagtagtatttataattattttttttagttttttaaattttgattggattttaaaatcatttctaaacggtaaacaaaaacaaaaaaaatctaattgcCTGAATTACTCCTCATAATGTTACAGCAAGTTTGTATTAGCAAATAAACAATCGAgtaatcatataattaaagcataaaaaaacacatttacTTGAAAGATAATCCAAACTTCAAGCCAATCGAACTTGAAGAACCCAATAACTCTATGAAATAAGAAACACGAAGTGTAACCAATCATCATCACAATCTCACCAAAAAATTTCACTGTGGagttatctttttatatatatatatatttaaaagtccCTACAAAAACATTACTTCTAGCTATtaaggtaaaaagaaaaaattttcACTGTTTGtgtcattttattattattgatattttgaaaatgtggaCTAAAATGAATACTAAAATTGTAAGCATgagaaccaaaatatttaactaataCTAAAATAGAGGACCatgaatttgtatttaaacctaaaacttatattttatatacacatatacatTCTCAAACTACGATTCATAAAAGTCTAAATACAGAAAAGTGTTCGCACTATCATGTTAAAGAAGCACTgcactatttaattaaaaaatttctggGAGGTAACATGTTTTTAGACTAAAAGTAAAGATTGTCTTCAAAATAATCGTAAATGATCATAAACGTTTGTCATATATATctaatcttttaaatatatgtggTGATCCATCATGACAATTTGTTGGTTATTGGCTTTGGATCttttggaagaaattttgaTCGTCGTTAGTGCaaattaaatacatgaaattgtCAATgtcatatacatataatatcgtacaaatacaaattcaaTCACATTTGAATTAGAATTGGTGTACATATACAAGGCATTGTCACATagtttaaatcttaaaaatacAAAGGCAATCATAATGTGTTGGTTCCAACGAGTTCAAACCATTGGCTTCGGGTGTCTTGGAGGCAATTTGGATCACCATTGGTGCAAATGCAAGAGTTGGTCACAACTTTTGAAGAGTTAGAGCTATCAATTTGCAAACAAAGGCTCTTTCCACCTTGAGTGAAGGTGGCCAAATGaagtttagaatttgaaatggCACTCCAAACACTTTGTTGGCTTAAGGTATCAGATGAAAGAGATGCCTCAAGGCCTTTCCCACTAGCCTTCAAGTATAAACCAGTGCTTGACATCTCAATTGGAGTGCCATCATTGTTATGACTCCATCGAGTTGGGGTGGAGCAATTGGTGAGAAAAATTTCTTTGTTGTCATTCGAGACTTGGATGCATTGGCTACTTTGTGGATGATATATAACATATGAGAACGATGCATTGGAATTTGGATCTgcatatatatcataaaaagATGTTATACATAAATTgttactttatattatatatttatagaggTCATTGCATGTACTTGTAATAATCATTTATATAGTTACCTTGCAACATGGTCTGCAACAGTTGAAACTTTCGTACAAAGTTAGGGTTCTTAATTTGAGTCCAATTAGAGTCGAGCACTCCGAAACTTTCTCCAGGCTCTGCTTGACCTTCTCTAAAATAATAGCTACCTTGCCAAGCCCACAATGCCCAATCTAAATCTCTTTGTGTAAGATGGGCTGTGAAGCAACTCATGAATCGGTTTTCAGCATCGTTAACTTCTCTTTGATCATATCCATATTCACTAACAAATAATGGAAACGGGTTTGGTCCTTGCATTACAAACCCAACATGGTCTATAAATCCATTCATAATATTTGCACATATATTGTTCAATGGTTGTTTTACAAACTTGCTCTCGGAATCTCCACTGAAAGAATACAAGTGTACCTCGAAAACCAATTTATTGTCTAAGGTGCTAACATTCAAAGGTTTTTCCTTTAAGCATCGGAGATCGTTGTCATAATTTAACCCTGAAACAATGACTAAGACTTCCGAATTTATGTTATGAATCGTGGTTACCCCTTGAGTTATATATTTGTTCCAATCGTTTGCATTTTCCATAAAGCCCCGTATCTCATTTCGTAAACTCATTCCTACCACCTAAacaaccaataaaaaaattgttaattaatgaaatattatacaagttcttaaaagttttagtttagttttaagaATCTAAGAAAATCTTATGATGTGAATTACATACCGTTGATTTGTTGCGAAAGCGTTGAGCAACCAAGCTAAGCCCTTGTAGCCATTCTTGAGGGTCAAAATTGTTGTTTCCAAAGAAGCCATTGCCATCGTCAAGAGAGCAACACCATCTTGGTTGGCTCATGTGATTGTCAGCGATGACCATTAGACCACTTGCCCCCAACACATCAACAACAGCTTCATATGCTTCAGCAACAGTCTTATTCAACACAAAAGGATTATATTGAGCCAATCCAGCTTTTGCTTGTTTTAAATCAAGAAGATCAAAGTTTTCTTCAATCGTCCTATTTGCATAACGAGTTAACATATGAGTTGCATATGTGAGTCGTACACAATTAAATCTTAACTTGATCGCCTCGTCTGCTAGGTCTTTTAATGGCCTATGGTTGAGGCCTTCTGCCAACATACTCTGTGTGTGGGAAGGCCAATTCACACACACAAGTTTCACTCGTCGACCTGTTTGCGAATCAATAATCCACCTTCCTCGTGTTGATAATGGTAGTGAATAAGCTGAAATAGATGAGAACACAAATACTAATGCTAGGAGGAGAATAACTAGAAAAgttctcattttctttatctttttcttttcttttttcttctggGATTGTGATTGTGATGAGAGAAACATAGCCTACATTGCCTTATATATACACCGTTGTATGGAGATTGAAATTTGTTCAAAGTTTGTTGTGATTTTACAAAACTTAATTGTCatatcttttttctatattaagaAGCATAGTTTAGTACATAATATGTGTTTCCAATTTCTTTCGTTGAATATCGATAAACTTTGCTAACAAATTAATGCTATCGATCTACTTCTAAATCAAAATTCCaaccaacaaaatcaatttccttttattaatttcttatttttagataaaatttgCAGCTTCTTTCATCTcttaaattagattttaaaatattgactttCTTGCAGTCGCTTAATTTGTTCGATACAAAcaattacatatttaaataaaattattgttttggagaataaatatattatttcatacTGGCAAATTCTTTTATCCATTCATctataaaattcttttttctaacttcctagttttttttttatatatatataaaattgactCAAACCTCTCAAAGCTCAATCATAAGTTCGgattaaagtttttatttttttttgaacaaaGTACTAAGTTGAGCGATTAGTGGACGTATCTAATGAATACCTCAACTAGGTTAACATATCCTTTACGTCCTTCTTCACACCCCTAAATTCAAGAGTGATTCAAAACTGattaaagttataatttaattaatttcttttgaattttgaattaggACATGTCTCACGGTTATTActtttataacataaaaatcCCGATTTAAAGTTCAAgataatataataagaatatatttcttaaaGTTCTAAGACAAAATACACATGAATCATTACGATAAATGCCCTAAACTAATTTGtacaatttaaactttttaagtaaatattatcataaaatgtatttaatgaCGTGATTGTCAAACTTCAAGACTTGAGCTTCGACTTGGTTCTTAAATAAGTAAGGTTGCAAAACACGATcgatttttaaacaaaaataaaaagatataataacaaaacaaacaaacaactcgaaatatatatatatatagtagatTTCCTAATCAATTAGGGTAAAATATTGATGATTTTAGAACTGatttcttcttaattaatatataatatttagtttagtGTTATATTCAAAGGACTCTTTCAAACATGAAAACGAACTTTCTTAATTACATGTAATGTGGTGTTTGTCCTCGACACTCCAACGctatttcaaatctttttaaaaaattatttagaactGCGAATTTCCTATAAACAAACTATTAACTTCGTTTAgatatgtatttaatatatataccctaaaagataaaagatcaATAAGACATTTAGAGTAAAAGTTACGTAAGAGTATAATAATCATTCACTTAAAAA of the Cucumis sativus cultivar 9930 chromosome 3, Cucumber_9930_V3, whole genome shotgun sequence genome contains:
- the LOC105435091 gene encoding glycosyl hydrolase 5 family protein; this translates as MSGQQWKNVSLACVFVLLTFEAYSLPLSTNGRWIVEATTGQRVKLICVNWPGHMQAMVAEGLHLKPLDDIAAMVVKLRFNCVRLTYSIHMFTRYANLTVKQSFENFDLKEAIVGIAQNNPTILNMKVVEAYEAVVDSLGAHGVMVVSDNHISQPRWCCSNDDGNGFFGDRYFNSQEWLQGLSLATQSLKTKPQVVAMSLRNEPRGPNQNVEMWFQYMSQGTKLVHQINPNALVVVSGLSYDTDLSFLKNRSMGFNLDNKLVFEAHLYSFTNNMGDYWTSKPLNTFCANVNQGFEDRAGFLVRGQNPIPLFVSEFGINQMGVNEGQNRFLSCFFTYLTKNDFDWGLWALQGSYYYREGVKNDEETFGVLDSKFTNVKNPKFLQKFQLMQTKLQDPSSNLTTSFIMYHPLSGECVRMNKKYQLGVSSCKTSNRWSHEQDDTPIKLAGSILCLQAVGDGLPPILSKDCSSQQSAWKYASNAKLQLATVDEQGQALCLQRASHSHQILTNKCMCPNDSECQGDPQSQWFTLVPSNVHLS
- the LOC116402834 gene encoding glycosyl hydrolase 5 family protein-like, translating into MLTRYANRTIEENFDLLDLKQAKAGLAQYNPFVLNKTVAEAYEAVVDVLGASGLMVIADNHMSQPRWCCSLDDGNGFFGNNNFDPQEWLQGLSLVAQRFRNKSTVVGMSLRNEIRGFMENANDWNKYITQGVTTIHNINSEVLVIVSGLNYDNDLRCLKEKPLNVSTLDNKLVFEVHLYSFSGDSESKFVKQPLNNICANIMNGFIDHVGFVMQGPNPFPLFVSEYGYDQREVNDAENRFMSCFTAHLTQRDLDWALWAWQGSYYFREGQAEPGESFGVLDSNWTQIKNPNFVRKFQLLQTMLQDPNSNASFSYVIYHPQSSQCIQVSNDNKEIFLTNCSTPTRWSHNNDGTPIEMSSTGLYLKASGKGLEASLSSDTLSQQSVWSAISNSKLHLATFTQGGKSLCLQIDSSNSSKVVTNSCICTNVSKIGDGGEWRQMDVGDRRRRGDVEDRRWRGDVEDRRWRGDLTEMDDTRMKSDIEWSSHYWRR